The stretch of DNA AAACAAGCTTATCCACAAGAAACTCATTGAATCTGGAACATGGTATCCCTATGGGACTAGCAACCAGGAGACCCATTCACACCTGAGTCCATCTGAGTATCATTTATCTGGCCCTAGATATCATACCCAAGGCCAAGTCAAGAGGCCACTAGCCTTTTAATTTCCCACCTCTGAATAGATGGGGGCTGCAGTAGTTgtccccagcattcagtccatTGGGGTAATCAGGATGCCAATCTAAAAGGCTTctagagatggttcagtactTAAGGGTTTGAACTGCTCTCCaaaaggacccaaatttggtcCCTAGCCTCCGTATCAGGTAGCTTACAAGTAtttcaaactccagttccagtaggATCTGATGCCTCCAGCTTGCTCAGACACATTCACAAGCACATAgccccatacatacatataattaagaggaaatattaaaactttttaaggGTGACCAGAGCCAGGGATATACCTCAGTGGTAAGACACATGTATAGCAGGCATAAATGTACTTAGTTTGATCCACAGCACCACAAAATTCACAATCTTTTCTGAAAGGTGGTGGCCAACTTCAACATTTTTACTTAACCTGTGTCATCCCTGAAACTAGGTAATACCTTATGTCGAGTTGGAGTTCACGTCGGGGGACAGGAGTGGAGAGGGGTGGGACTGAAGCCACTGGCTACTCGGCTATAAGGTACATGGAAAGTGGTCTTTTCTCTAGCAGATGAAGTCCAACCCCTTTGTTCAACAGCTACTGGGAGTAGATAATCTGGTCTACCTGCCCCAGAAGTCATTCTGGAGGATTCCTGAACACTTGTTCTACTATCTTAATCAGGATGTTCTATTTCTCACTCCTCAGGAAAAAACCCAATATCCATACCTTTCTTTCTTGTTGGCTATGGTCAATTTTCTCTTAACACTTTTATAAGTTAGCCccagcatgtgtgcatgtatgtctatgtctatCAGAGTGATTTGCTGATAGTCTTAACTAATTCCTGCTCCCACTTTCCCCTAACTTAGTACCAGGACAGTGTGTTGTACCCAGCAGATTCTCAACAAACATTTGCTAAGTAAACTGAATCTGTGGATACGGTCACATTCACCAGTCTCTCATGcagaaaacaatgcaaataaGGGCATTATACCGAAGCACTGAGTGGTAACAATGTATTTCCCTTTCTTCACCCTATCTTCAAAATCCACTGGTGGGGATTTTGAGGCAGAGACAAAGTACTCTGTTGTACTCccagagagagacatggagatTATTTTGTGAGAAAGGAATCCTTAGAGAAATTTAGGTCTGGCTGGAGACTGTCTTTTGTAATGACTGTAGATTCTGAAGTCTGAGAACAAACTGAGACTTCACCTGGTATTAATAATTTGTCCAAATACTATGACTGGAGCTCAACTCAGGAAGTCTACTTTTACTGTTGAGATACCTAATACTGCTACAATAACTAGTATTTTGTATTAAATACTGTTCATGATGAATTGTATAGTGTTAGATCACTCATAGAGCCTACCTACTATAATAAATTACAATCCAGCCTCAATATCAGGATCAGATTGCTTATTCATGCTCTCTTCAAATACCATGTTTTTCCTGAGATAAGTATGGTCTAACTTCTGGTGAAACCTCAGATATTAGCTTGGTGGATGAGTCTTCACAGATGAGACGGAAGCTTTTCTGGCTTAGGTCCTGTACTACTTACAAGGAAAGCTATGACACACAAACGGCTTTCTATATTATTCCATCTAATTCACAATCTTTATACTTGAGGCATTTCTTTATTGGGGTTTTGTCTTACCTTACCATAACTACCTGCCTTTTATGGCAAAGCGAGTTCTGAACATATTCATATTTTACAACAGACAATATACACATGTAGTACATAAACTCTTTACAACACtttcgaaacaaacaaacaatattgaaaaaCATGAATTTCCTCTTCCTAATTACTGATACTTTGCTTTGTAATAAAATGCCTTtctttgaaatatctttttcatAGGATTCCCTGAATTTTTTCTGTAAGGTGCAAACTCATGTTGAAGATGTGTTCCGTTTCCTTACTTACGGAAGATACTGAAATCCTTTCCATTCTTAGTATGTGTGAATGCCACCTTCCAGGTTTtcatttatcatatatattttacttattaaggGAGCTCACTTGAAACTCTAAAAGTCTTATCAGTCTAATATAATAGTATATTCTAACAATTCTGCATTTTAATATGACTGTATCACAGATTTGACTATGCCATTCCTTTTCCTAGAACATCGTTTCAAAAGTTGTCATTTCCCTATCACAAACCATTATTAAGTCTCTAATTCATGACCACTAATAAACTGATATTCCCTGAAGCTAGTCTCTCCCTGAATTTGCCTGTTAGTGgcccttggattttttttatcccCACTGATCAAAGTATAAAGTTCAAAATTATGTCAGACTTTCTACATTCTTATCCACTCATTTATCCAAATAGCATCTTTGTAATAGTGAATATGATTTCTAACTGAAGTCCTTTGCCTTCATGTTTATGTCCAGAAATGTATGCCTACTTGGGAggatttttattaaatgttcCATCATTTTGAACGGTTTTATATCTAGTGGTATTTTGTATTCCTAAAGGGCTCAACTATTTTGACACTAGAACTGTCCTTGCTATAACTGAATCATGTAGAATTGCTCAtcatcatttataattttttcacttacactataaaaattttaagtaagaaTTTCAGAAATTCTTACATCCataaagtttttcttctatttgatttctttgagacttggTAGGCTGTGCCTCCCATATAGGCATAGGCATCCGCATCCTGGTCCCTTCCAGAGCACTACCTCCCTCATAGTAGATTATCTTCTGGAATGTGCCACTATGACTTTCCATATGTGACATAGTTAAAGATTCTTCTCCGGCATggattcttttatgtttagtaAGATTTGATCTGATATTAAATGCCTTCCCACAATCATTACATCGGTATGGCTTCTTTCCAGTGTGGATCCTTTTGTGTTGGTCAAGGACAGATCTGTAATTGAAAGATTTCCCACACTCACAAATATAGGGCTGCTTTCCACGGTGGACACTTTTATGATTGATAAGACTTGAGTGTGAAATGTATGCCTTTCCACATTCATCACACCCATAGGGCTTTTCACCTGTGTGGATCCTTTTATGCACTGTGAGGCCTGAGCTGTTCCTGAATGCCTTCCCACACCAATCACATACATAAGGTTTTTCCCCTGTGTGGATCCTCTTGTGTTGGGAAAGAAGTGAGCTGTAGCTAAAAGATTTCCCACATTCAACACACTTGAACGGTTTTTCCCCAAGATGAACTCTCTTATGGCTTATAAGAGTTCTGCTGGAGAAAAATGCTTTTCCGCATTCATCACATGTGAAAGGTGTCTTGCCAGGGTGCGTACTTTTATGGTTAATAAGGCTTGAGTGTGAGATGTAGGCTTttccacacacatcacactcatAGGGCTTCTCCCCAGTGTGTATTCTTTTATGAACTTTAAGGCTTGAGTTGTTTCTGAAGACCTTCTCACAGCTGTCACACTCAAAGGGCTTCTCTCTAGTATGAACTCTTTTGtgctgagaaaggagagaggtgtAGTTAAAAGACTTCTCACACACATCGCATTTGTAGGGCTTTTCTCCAAGGTGAATCTTTTTGTGGTTTAAAAGGGTTCGGTGTGTGACGAAGGCTTTCTCACACTCGTCACACTTAAAGGGCTTTTCCCCAGGGTGTACACTTTTATGATTGATAAGGCTCGACAGTGAGATATAGGCTTTCCCACATTCTTCACATTTATAAGGTCTCTCCCCTGTGTGAATTCGTTTATGTACTTTAAGGCCTGAATTGTTTCTGAAGGCTTTTCCACACTCATCACACCCAAAGGGTTTCTCCCTTGTATGAATCCTTTTATGCTGTTCAAGAGCAGAGCTGTAGTTGAAAGATTTCTCGCAATAGCTACATTTATAGGGCTTCTCCCCCATGTGGATTCCTTTGTGATTTTTAAGACTTGAACGTGAGATATAAGCCTTCCCGCACACATCACACTTGTATGGTTTTTCCCCAGTATGGAGCCTCCGATGGACTTTGAGGCCTGAATTGTTCCTGAATGTTTtgccacacacatcacatacataagGTCTTTCTCCAGTATGAATGGTTTTATGCTGAAGGAGAAGTGAGTTATAACTGAAGGACTTGCCACACTCCTTACACTCATGGGCTTTCTTTCCAGGATGAATGCTTTTATGGACTGCAAGGCCTGAGCTATAGCTGAATGCTTTGCCACAGATGTCAcacttgtaaggtttctctcctgtgtggattCTTTTATGCACTATAAGGCCTGAGCTGTTCcggaaggccttcccacactcaTCACATTCGTAAGGTTTCTCACCAGTGTGGATGACTTTATGTTGAATGAGGAGAGAGCTATAATTAAAAGATTTCTCACACTCATCACATTTATAAGGTTTATCCCCAAAGTGGATGCTTTTATGATTTAGAAGTGTTCTGCAAGTaatgaaggctttcccacactcatcacattcatagggcttctcccCTGTGTGGATCCTTTTGTGAACCCTCAGGCCAGAGCTATTACTGAAGGTTTTCCCACAGATGtcacattcatagggcttctcccCCGTGTGGATCCTCTTGTGGACTCTCAGACCGGAACTGTTCCTGAAGGCCTTTCCACACTCCCCACactcatagggcttctctccagtgtggatcCTTTTGTGCTGGTCCAGAACGGAACTGTAgttgaaggacttcccacactcaTCGCACTTACAGTTCTTCTCCCCAGAGTGGGTGCTCTTGTGGTTTATAAGGCTGGAGTAGGACATGTAGGCCTTCCCACACTCATCACACTTATAGGGCTTCTCCCCAGTGTGGATGCGCTTATGGACTCGAAGGCTGGAGCTGCTACGAAACGTTCCCCTGCAGTCATCACACTCATAGCGCTTTTCTCCAGTGTGCATAATTTTATGTTGA from Microtus ochrogaster isolate Prairie Vole_2 chromosome 7, MicOch1.0, whole genome shotgun sequence encodes:
- the Zfp62 gene encoding zinc finger protein 62 homolog isoform X2, with the translated sequence MEDEESAKKNESNSNAESQCTNVKILHKAHMQKFQIGDTCDWVEKQLERPEWKIMKENKSSIREKIDKSKNTENIKIEQDDEASEKSLYPSAKTIYQIIPIEPKISEQGEHVENMNGSVHPSPQQNPTAAEKSHKCDECGKSFKYNSRLVQHKIMHTGEKRYECDDCRGTFRSSSSLRVHKRIHTGEKPYKCDECGKAYMSYSSLINHKSTHSGEKNCKCDECGKSFNYSSVLDQHKRIHTGEKPYECGECGKAFRNSSGLRVHKRIHTGEKPYECDICGKTFSNSSGLRVHKRIHTGEKPYECDECGKAFITCRTLLNHKSIHFGDKPYKCDECEKSFNYSSLLIQHKVIHTGEKPYECDECGKAFRNSSGLIVHKRIHTGEKPYKCDICGKAFSYSSGLAVHKSIHPGKKAHECKECGKSFSYNSLLLQHKTIHTGERPYVCDVCGKTFRNNSGLKVHRRLHTGEKPYKCDVCGKAYISRSSLKNHKGIHMGEKPYKCSYCEKSFNYSSALEQHKRIHTREKPFGCDECGKAFRNNSGLKVHKRIHTGERPYKCEECGKAYISLSSLINHKSVHPGEKPFKCDECEKAFVTHRTLLNHKKIHLGEKPYKCDVCEKSFNYTSLLSQHKRVHTREKPFECDSCEKVFRNNSSLKVHKRIHTGEKPYECDVCGKAYISHSSLINHKSTHPGKTPFTCDECGKAFFSSRTLISHKRVHLGEKPFKCVECGKSFSYSSLLSQHKRIHTGEKPYVCDWCGKAFRNSSGLTVHKRIHTGEKPYGCDECGKAYISHSSLINHKSVHRGKQPYICECGKSFNYRSVLDQHKRIHTGKKPYRCNDCGKAFNIRSNLTKHKRIHAGEESLTMSHMESHSGTFQKIIYYEGGSALEGTRMRMPMPIWEAQPTKSQRNQIEEKLYGCKNF
- the Zfp62 gene encoding zinc finger protein 62 homolog isoform X1 — translated: MSHLKTSMEDEESAKKNESNSNAESQCTNVKILHKAHMQKFQIGDTCDWVEKQLERPEWKIMKENKSSIREKIDKSKNTENIKIEQDDEASEKSLYPSAKTIYQIIPIEPKISEQGEHVENMNGSVHPSPQQNPTAAEKSHKCDECGKSFKYNSRLVQHKIMHTGEKRYECDDCRGTFRSSSSLRVHKRIHTGEKPYKCDECGKAYMSYSSLINHKSTHSGEKNCKCDECGKSFNYSSVLDQHKRIHTGEKPYECGECGKAFRNSSGLRVHKRIHTGEKPYECDICGKTFSNSSGLRVHKRIHTGEKPYECDECGKAFITCRTLLNHKSIHFGDKPYKCDECEKSFNYSSLLIQHKVIHTGEKPYECDECGKAFRNSSGLIVHKRIHTGEKPYKCDICGKAFSYSSGLAVHKSIHPGKKAHECKECGKSFSYNSLLLQHKTIHTGERPYVCDVCGKTFRNNSGLKVHRRLHTGEKPYKCDVCGKAYISRSSLKNHKGIHMGEKPYKCSYCEKSFNYSSALEQHKRIHTREKPFGCDECGKAFRNNSGLKVHKRIHTGERPYKCEECGKAYISLSSLINHKSVHPGEKPFKCDECEKAFVTHRTLLNHKKIHLGEKPYKCDVCEKSFNYTSLLSQHKRVHTREKPFECDSCEKVFRNNSSLKVHKRIHTGEKPYECDVCGKAYISHSSLINHKSTHPGKTPFTCDECGKAFFSSRTLISHKRVHLGEKPFKCVECGKSFSYSSLLSQHKRIHTGEKPYVCDWCGKAFRNSSGLTVHKRIHTGEKPYGCDECGKAYISHSSLINHKSVHRGKQPYICECGKSFNYRSVLDQHKRIHTGKKPYRCNDCGKAFNIRSNLTKHKRIHAGEESLTMSHMESHSGTFQKIIYYEGGSALEGTRMRMPMPIWEAQPTKSQRNQIEEKLYGCKNF